CTTCATTCAACAATTCCTCGTATAGTTTTTCTCCGGGCCTGAGCCCCGTTACAAGAATTGGGATATCTATATCCGGTTCCATTCCTGCCAGCTTGATCATGTTGCGCGCAAGATCTATGATTTTCACTGGTTCTCCCATATCGAAAACAAATATCTCGCCACCTTCACCAACTGATCCAGCTTCGAGGACAAGCTCGACAGCCTCCGGAATCGTCATGAAATACCGCGTTATATCCGGATGAGTAACTGTAACCGCTTTGCCCTGCTGAATTTGATTTCTGAACCGCGGAATGACCGAGCCACTTGATCCCAGGACGTTTCCAAACCGCGTAGTAACAAACCGCGTTTTGTTGTCATTCAGCGTTTTCTTCTTGTAGAATTTTTGCTCCGGGTTTACCAGTTCAAGTACTTTCTCTTCGTAATTATTCAAGGATTGGATGTAAACCTCGGCGATCCTTTTGGTTGCTCCCATTACGTTTGTAGGATTCACCGCCTTGTCTGTAGAAACCATCACAAACTTTTTCGCATCAAAAAGGACGGCAAGGTCTGCAATATTCTTAGTCCCCATCACATTGGTCATAACAGCTTCCATCGGGTTCATCTCCATCATTGGAACGTGCTTATATGCGGCTGCGTGAAAAATAATTTCAGGCCGGTAATGGTTGAACATATAATACATACGGTTAAAGTTGTTGATATCGGCGATAAAGACCCTGATCTGCTCCTTTGTGAAATTTTCTTCAACCTCCAGTTGTATTTCATGTAAAGGAGATTCGGCCTGATCACATAGTATTACCATTTCGGGATCATAGTTCAAAACCTGTCTTGCAATTTCAGATCCTATTTCAGGCGGCAACCACCGCACCAGGCGTTTCATTGAGAGCAAATTGGTTAAATTGATACTCAAATATATAATAAACGAATTACATTGAAATTATTTATTAGTAATATTTTCAGACAATTAAAGGAGCTTATAAAGATGAAATGAATGGATTGGCGGCTTAGCAATCGTTAGTAAACTTTTCTATTGTATCAATCAACTCCGATATATCAAACGGTTTCGAAATAATATCATCCGCACAAACATTCAGAAAGCTCTCAATATTCATATGCGTAGATAAAACGATCACCGAAATGTTTTCGAAGCTCTTAAGGGCCCGGCATAATTCAGTTCCTTCCAGTGTTGGCTTTACGATATCGAGCAACACTACTTCCGGCTGTTCTTTTTCAATTCGTTCCAGTACTCCCCTTTCTGTCTGTGAAGTACTTACTTCGTAGCCTTCTGAACTAAGAATGTGAGATATAATCTGAAGAATGTCTTTATCTTTTTCAACAATTAACACCTTTTTCTTCATATCCAAATATAGAACATTTAATAAACGAAAGCCTTCTGTTAAAAAAAATAAAAACAATTACCCGCTTTAGATGTATTAGACTAACTTTTAATACGAAAATTAAAAAGGAGCGGCTTCAAAACTATTTCCGTTAATAGCTGTAAATAAATAGGGTATCCTACCTTACAGGACGCGGGGCTAACAAGATTGTCTATAATTTCATAACTTTATAGCGGTACAATTTATCAACTTGGTTGATTGTTGCTATAACAAATACTACTGGAATAAATTACTTTATACATGATACTGACTAACATTGAGTTTTCTGAATTTATAAAAGACTTCGAAACCACCCTTAAACAACTGTTCCGCGAGAAAGGAGACATTAACCAGCTTAGCTTAGAAAGAGGCTTGCCCCCTTCAATAATGACTGAGATCATGTCTAAAACCCCGCTCGCCGTTGCTATCCCTGAACAGTATGGAGGGCGTGGCAGTATTGTGAAAGAATGCCTTGGCCTGTTAGCTGCAGCGTCTTACGAATCACTATCTCTTTCCCTGATATTTGGAATCAACATCGCCCTGTTCTTAGAGCCTGTGTCGAAATATGCGAATGAGGGAGTTAAGAAGGATATCTTCGATCGCTTTCTGAAAAATCAGAATATGGGCGGACTTATGATCACCGAGCCCGACTATGGGAGCGATGCCCTGAATATGAAAACCATTAACCGCGAAGTGGAAAATGGCTATCAGATAAAAGGAACAAAACACTGGCAGGGACTTACAGGTGCGGCCGATTACTGGCTTATAACTTCAAGAAAAGAAAACAGCAATGGAGAGTTAGGTCGCGACATCGACTTCTTTATCTGCGATGTATCACAGCCTAAACAGCAGGTTGTTGTTGAAGAATACTTTGATAACCTGGGCCTCTACATGATTCCGTACGGAAGAAATATATTAGACCTGGAAGTTCCCCGTGAGTATAAATTAGAGCCTGAAACTACCGGCATAAAAATGATGCTTGATGTTTTACACAGAAGCAGAATGCAGTTTCCCGGAATGGGAATGGGGTTCATAAAGCGAATGCTCGACGAAGCCATAAACCACTGCAGCAATCGAATTGTAGGAACAGGCAACTTACTATCAATGGATCAGGTACAATTTCAGATATCGCGTATCCAGTCGGCCTTTACCATATGTTCTGCTATGTGTGCCAGGAGCAGTGAGATAAGCGGCATTGAACATAACTTAGCTGCCGAGGGCCTCGAAGCCAACAGCATGAAGGCCGTAGTGACCGACTTAATGCAGGAGTCTTCACAAATGTTACTTCAGCTTTCCGGTGCCAACGGGTATAAAATAACCCATATAGGTGGACGGGGAGTAATGGACAGCAGGCCGTTTCAGATATTTGAAGGCTCAAACGAAATGCTTTATGCTCAAATCGCCGAGATGGTGACCCGACAGATGAAAAAGCAAAAACTATCGAACTTATTCGATTTTCTGAAAGACTTCAAACGTACTTCTGATGCATGCCTGTATTTTGAAAACGATTTGAACTTCAATATCGACAACAATATTCCGCAGCGTAAACTGGTTGATCTGGGTAAAATTATCTCCAGGATAATTTGTGCCGGATATGTAATTGACCTGGCAAATAAAGGATTCAGAGCAGATCTTGCAGATAACTGTATCACTTCAGTCAGACAGGAGGTATCGGCATTGGTATGCTCATTTAAGTTCAGCAATACCGTAAATATAATTGAAGACTATACCGGTAACAGTTCCTGGATGGAGTTTGTCTGATCCATGATAGATATTTTAAAGAGGAATAATGTCCGCCAGTTAGGCCAGGGCGATCAAACGATGGTCTTAGCCCATGGCTTTGGCTGCGATCAGAACGTTTGGCGGCATCTTATACATGCCTTTCAGCATAAATACAGGTTAGTTTTATTCGACTATGTCGGTGCCGGTCAATCCGACCTAAGTTCATATGAATCAGTTAGGTACAGTTCGCTGGACGGATATGCTCTCGATATTCTCGAGATATTTGAAACGCTCGGTCTGAAAGATGTTATTTTTATCGGCCATTCAGTTAGCAGCATGATTGGGGCACGTGCGGCGATATCAAATCCTGCGTACTTCAGTAAACTGGTATTCGTTGCTCCATCCCCTTGTTATATTAATGACGACCAGTATACCGGCGGTATGGAAAGGCATGACATAGAGGGACTTTTTACCATGATGGACAACAATTATCTCGGCTGGTCAAGTGCCATGGCGCCTTTGATCATGGGAAATACCGACAAGCCTGAATTATCCGATGAGCTCGCCTCTAATTTCTGTGCTACAGATCCTGATATTGCCAGGGAGTTTGCCCGTGTCACTTTCCTCTCAGATAACAGGGAAGACCTCCGGAAACTAAAAGTTCCCAGTCTTACACTTCAATGTTCCAATGATATCCTTGCTCCTGTAGAAGTAGGATACTATATTCAGAAGAATACCTTTCAAAGTACTCTGGTTATCCTGGAGGCAACCGGACATTGCCCGCACTTAAGCGCTCCGGATGAGACCATTACTGCAATCAGTACTTATATCAGCAGACATTAGCCCGGCACAGATGAATAAAAATAGTTCGGAAGAATCAGTAGACTTTACAAGCCTTTATCATAGAGCTCCTTGCGGACTTCTGACCTATGCTATCAACGGGTCTGTTATCCAGGCTAATAAAACGCTCCTCGAATGGTTAAACATAACCCATGAGGAGATAGTCAATAAAACATTTACAGATCTTCTCGATAGGGGCGGTCAACTATATTATCAGCTTTTTGTATATCCCATGCTCGTGTTGCAAAAAGAGGTTAAAGAAATTCATCTGGATATACGATCGGCCTCCGCCGCATTTCCCTGCTTCTTTAGTGCTTCGGCAGATAGCGACAATGACGGGCAGACGACCCTTATCCATGCAATTGTCTTTAAGGTTGCGCACCGGAAGAAATACGAAGATGAACTTCTCAGGAAAAAGACGGCAGCTGAGAAAGAAAACCAGCAAAAAGCTCAAACTTTACAAGAAGTAGCCTTCTATCAGTCGCATTTAGTGCGGGCACCTCTCGCAAACATCCTGGGGCTGGCCGATCTGCTTACAATGTATAATTCAGAAGACGACATCCAGGATATCATTGTCCTCTTAAAGGAAAGCGCTGCTCAGCTTGATACAGTCATAAAAAAAATAGTTGGCAAAGCGAACTCATAGCCCCCGGGTATTTGTGTCCTTGCAGCTCGTTTCTGCCTGGGTATTAATACCTGATTTTAAAACATATGGGAAATATGATCTGAATCATTTTTTAAAGAGGCTTAATTTCTTAAATTTATTACTGTTTAGCTGAGTAAAATATTTGATTTCTAACCAATTAAATTTAGTCGGTATGTCATTCTATTATGTAAACGACACTCCTCAGTATAACGGCGATCATGAAGTTCATGAACAAGGGTGTTGCTTTATGCCGGTCAATAAAACGTTTTTAGGATATTTTTCAAATTACGAAGAAGCGGTCAGGGAAGCGGTTAAAGTGCATCCCCGGGCTGTGGCATGTGTTTATTGTCTTGGAAAATATCAGCATGATAAATATCACAATGAGCTGCATGCCGTTTCAGGGTTTCGCGGAGCTGGTAGAGTGAAGCATCACTGATTGATGGCTAAATAAAAACTGCTCAAAAGTTATTCTATCCTAAAAAACGTATAAAAAGGTGATATCTTGTTCTGGATTTGCACTTAGTAGTAAAAGAAGCAGATGGCTGAAATACAAAAACCAGAACATTCCCCTTCAACAAGGGAAGAAGCCCTGATCGCTCTGTATAAAAGTACATTTCCGTTGGTGGCCCGTTTTGTAAGCAAACGGGGCGGATCATTGGAGCAGGCAAAAGATATCTTTCAGGACGCTTTAGTGGCATGGTACGAAAAATCCACAGAATCCGGCGGTGTGCCAGTGTATTCTGAAAGGGGCTATATATTTGGAATTGCAAAACGATTATGGTACAGGAGGTTTGCTGAGGAATCCCTTTCTCTGCCCTTGGAAGTTGATGTGGAAGACATAACCGATCAACACCCCTCATCGTCAAGGTTGCTGAATGTATTGGAGAATGCAGGCAGAAAATGCCTGGACCTTTTGAAGTCCTTTTATTACGACAAATTGTCGATGGCTGAATTAAAAGTTCAATTTGGTTTCAGCAGCAGCCATTCAGCTACAGTGCAGAAATATAAGTGTCTTGAAAAAGTAAGAGAGACCGTAAAAGAAAAATCGTTGAGCTATGAGGACTTCCTTGAATGAAATTGAGTATATAGAACGACACCTTGAAGGAACGCTGAATGGCGAAGAGGAACTGCTGTTCCAGGTCAACGCTATTCTCAACAAAGAACTCGCGGCCAACGTGCAATGGCAACAGAAAACCCTTCAGCTCGTCCACGCTTATGGACGGGAGCAGTTGAAGCAAGAGATCCACGCAGTGCACCAGAAGCTGTTCACACAGCGCGAACATCTCAGTTTCCGTCAAAAAATACTGGCTTTTTTCGCGCACAGTTAATTCAATAAATCTTAAGAGTGATAAACGGGTTCGGCTGCTTTTCAGCGGCAGGGAAAAGCTATGCCCGATCCAAAAACGAAAAATAAAATGAAAACAGAAAAAGAAGAATTCAGAAACTATGCAGTAAAACATCAGGGCATCAATGGGCTTACGGTCGACAGTTTCATGTCCGGGATTGAAAAGTCAGTTCTTCCTGTGGCTATGACCCCATATATTATTGAAGAGCGACAGCTGAATGTCGCACAGATGGATGTCTTTTCACGCCTGATGATGGACCGCATCATCTTTCTTGGTGACGCTATCGACGACCGTATCGCTAATGTGATCCAGGCGCAGCTTCTGTTCCTTCAATCAGCTGATGCAAAAAGGGATATCCAGATCTACATAAATTGTCCCGGGGGAGTCGTTTACGCAGGTCTTGGCATTTATGATACCATGCAATATATCAGTCCCGATGTGGCAACGATATGCACCGGCACAGCCCTTTCCATGGCTTCCGTATTGCTCTGTGCGGGTGCTCCGGGAAAACGTGCAGCTCTTGCTCATTCGAGGGTGATGATCCATCAGCCATTAGGCGGCGTGCAGGGACAGGCCTCCGATATCGAAATTACCGCCCGCGAGGTCTTGAAACTGAAGAGGGAACTGTATCAAATAATAGCCGACCACAGCGGTCAGGACTATCAAAAGATACATGACGCCGCCGACCGCGACCATTGGATGATCGCAGCAGAAGCCAAAGAGTTTGGGATGATCGACGAAGTGCTCGGAGCCGATACAGAATCGGCCTGATCTTCATTCTGGCACCATACTTGCATCAATACGGTTAAAACTGAAATAATTATGGGCTTAATCAAAATTCTGGCTGTCGGCGCTGCAGTAGCATACGGCATAAATTACTTAACTAAGAAAAGACCTGACGGAAGGTCAATGATGGATGATATAAAAGACAAGGCGCCCGAATGGATGGAAAAAGCAAAGCCATATATGGAGAAGGCACAGCCTTATGCCGATCGGCTCAAAGATCAGTTCAACAAAGCAACCCAGTCAGGCGGACTTTAAGCATGACTCCAGGAAACGCTCCCGGACAGAGGGGGCGTTTTTCGTTTTTAACGCATGGGTAAACAGGAGAGAACATCTCTCTTTTAGCCAGGTAATTTTGATAATTCCGGCAGAAACTGCTTACTTTTGTAATACATGGAATTGTTTATTACCTCGCTGAATTCAGGGAGTAACGGAAACTGCTATTATATTGGGAACAGGAGGGAAGCAGTCCTTGTTGACGCAGGCATATCTTGTCGCGAAACCGAGAAACGCATGAAACGCCTCGGTCTTTCAATGGACAAAGTAAAGGCAATTTTTGTGTCCCATGAGCATTCAGATCACATCAAGGGAATTCCTGTTCTGGCGAAGAAATACCAGTTGCCTGTATATATTACAGAGCGGACGCTCTTTCGCGGAGGGTTAATGCTTCCTGCTCCGCAGGTGATGCCTTTCACGGCATACGAAACCATCAATGTAGGCGACCTTTGCATAACCGCATTCCCCAAGTTTCACGACGCTTCAGAACCACATAGCTTCGTTATTAGCTATAATGATATCCGTGTTGGGGTATTTACAGATATCGGAAGGCCTTGCGAACATGTCATTAAAAACTTCAGGGAATGTCATGCCGTTTTTCTGGAAGCAAATTATGACGACGAAATGCTTGATAAAGGCAATTATCCCTACTACCTTAAGCAACGCATCCGCGGTGGCCTGGGTCACCTTTCCAATAAGCAGGCGCTTGAGCTTTTTACATCCTGCCGCTCTTCTGAACTAAGCCACTTATTACTTTCGCACCTTTCGAAAAATAACAACTGTCCCGATCTGGTTCACAGCCTCTTTTCTCAACATGCCGGAAGCACAAGCGTGGTAGTCGCTTCGCGCTATGAAGAAACTCCCGTATATATTATAAGTCCAGGACGGTCAGCTACCACTCTGCCGGTAGCTTCAAGTGAAAGCCGTCAGCTACAATTCTTCTGACGTACAGGTACTTTTAATGTCAGTGCTGCTTTATCACAGAACTTTTCGGGCACTTGTCCGTATTAAATATTATGGGTATTTTAGATTTACCAAGGTAATGAAACCGAATCACGCTTTAATCTGATTATGATGGAGTTTGATGTGAACTTACGATCAGATCTCGAACATCTCGAGAAGAATGTGTTTGAGTTGAACGCCAAAAAAGACGTTTCAATCCGTACGATCCTGAACTTTTACACAAAAGGCATCGAACGCATTTTTCCGGATATGCAATGTTCTATCATGCAGGTTAAGCGAAATCGTCTGTTCAACTGGGCATCTTCTTCACTGCCCGAAGCCTTCTCTAAGGCAATAGAAGGGCTTGAAATAGGAAGCGAAGTTGGTTCATGCGGAACAGCCGCTTATCTTAAGGAGCAGGTCATAGTAACCGACATTAGAACAGACTACAGGTGGGCGGCTTTCAGCAATGTAGCCTTACAGTACGGCTTACAGGCCTGCTGGTCTTATCCGATTATAAACAGCAGGGGCGAAGTAATGGCAACATTTGCTATTTACTACCACGAACCTAAAGAGCCTAATGAAGAGGAGCTCCATATCATCACGCGGGCCGCATCGCTGTTGCAGGTTATCCTCGAAAACAGGCAGTATTCTGAGACACTGGAGGAAACCACCCTTTTAATGACCCAGGGTCAGGAACTCGCCCACTTCGGTAACTGGCTCTGGAATATCCCCGAAGATGAAGTTACCTGGTCTGATTCTTTGTATACCATCTACGGGCAAAACAAACACAGCTTTAAAGCAACATTTGAAGGATACCTTGAGGTACTGCATCCTAATGATTATGAAATGGTTAAAAGCATCATTCAGAATGTTCTGATAACCGGCGAAGATTGCGAGTTTGAGGAGCGAATAATCCGGCCCTCCGGAGAAGTGAGATATCTTAAGTCCTGGGGAAAGTTGAAGTACGACGAGAAAGGGCAACCTCTCAAGATGATCCGAGCTTGTCTTGACATTACAGAAAGCAAAAAAATACAGCAAAAATTATTAGCGAGCGAGTCAAATCTGCGGCATCTGGTAGAGCGCTATACGTACGTAAATAAAGCCACAAACGACGCTATATACGACTGGGATATTCAATCAGACCTGATTCAGTGGGGCGACTCATTTTTCAGGTTATTTGGATACAAGACGGACGACGAACACAGTTCCATCAAAAAGTGGTTTGAAAAAGTGCATCACGATGATGTAATCATGGTTGAAAAAAGCTTCAATGACGCTTTAGAGAATCCTGCTGTACACAACTGGAATGAAGAGTACAGAATGAAAAGATCCGATGGAAGTTACGTATTCATAGAAGAAAACGGATATATCTTAAGAAATAATGAAGGTAGAGCCATACGAATGATCGGCGTGTTAAGGGATGTGTCAGAACGTAAAGCCGATTTTCAGAAACATCTTGATTACATAAAAACAATTGAACAACATATTCTTAGGTTGCGCGATATAGCCTGGACACAGTCACATCTCGTCCGTGCACCGTTAGCGCGTATCATGGGGATTGTGCCTTTGCTTACCGATCATAAAACCGATGATGGAACAAAAGAAACACTCATGTCTTACCTTTCAATATCGGCCGCTGAACTGGACGGGATCATAAAGGAAATTATAAACAAGAGCCAGATAGAATAACAGGAGCCTGTTAAATGAGCGTCATCTCTTTGTTCCAGTTACGCAACACCCAGTCTTTTACCTGGTCCTGCGTCTTATCAGTTTGCGGTAAACTAAGCAGCATAGCTTCCACTTTCGACGCCGACCTGGCCTTCGCGAAATTGTTGTGGTCGATAATGGTATTAATTACAGACAATACCTCTTCTCCCTGGTGTCTGTTAAATACAGAAGATTTTGCCGTTTCCGCATCCAAAGGTAAAGCGTTGTTGTCGGTCCAGTTATAACGGTTTTTAAAATTAAGATCTTTCCTGTTAAATAGATTCCTTCCCCCCGTTGCTATTCTTTCAATTGCAAAAGGTTTTGATTCGGTGTCTGGGGCATTCTTCTTTATCAGGTCTAGATTTTTTATCATTCCTAAAAGTACTCTTTTTTATAGTCACGGATTTACACTTCGCCGGGAAATAGTTACAACATTCACACATTTATTATAAGCTTAAATGTGTGAATATTACAACTAATACTTGCAATGATATAACTATTCAGGGTTAAAAACGTGCATCTTTGATTTACTGCTACCACGCAATGATGTTCAGGTTTCCTGGATATTCCTTTTTAAGTAAAAAATATGACAATATTCCCGGCTGCGCTTACCCGGCAATTCTTTGCCGCCGGCGATCAAATGGTTTTCATGGCAGCGTTCTTCCGCAACATTTTCCGTAGGGATTTCGAATGGAACGAACTTATTCGCCAATGTTATATTATCGGATACAAATCTCTATTTCTGGTAGGGATCACAGGATTCATTCTGGGGTTTGTGCTCACCCTGCAGTCGGGCCCAACGATGAAGGCCTTCGGTGCCGAAAGCTTCGTTCCCGGCATGGTCGCAATTTCCGTAGTCCGCGAGATGGGGCCGGTCGTAATAGCGCTCATTTGTGCCGGAAAGATTGCTTCCGGAATTGGCGCCGAGCTGGGCAGCATGAAAGTAAGCGAACAGATCGATGCTATGGAGGTTTCAGGCGCTAACCCCGTGCAGTACCTCGTTGTCACCCGCATCCTTGCCAGTACACTGATGATCCCTCTACTCACCCTGATGGCCGATGCCCTGGCCCTGATCGGAGGGTTTATGGCTTCTAACATAAGTAAGGAAATGAGCTTAACGCTCTACTTCAGCAAGTCATTTTCGTCGCTCGATTTCATCGACCTGATTCCCGCATTTATAAAAACAGTCTTCTTTGGTTTTGCTATAGGATTTGTTGGCTGCTATAAAGGATATAATTCAGATAGGGGGACAGAAAGCGTCGGCCTGGCAGCCAATTCTGCAGTGGTTTCCGCGTCGCTATGGATCATCGTACTCGATGCTATAGCCGTTCAGCTTACTTCTGTATTATTCTATTAACAAATCAGTGATGAAAGAAATTGTGATTTCCATCCGTGATCTTAAGAAATCGTTTGGTACAAAAGAAGTGCTGTCGGGCATAAATATGGACCTTCATAAGGGAGAGAACCTTGTGGTGCTGGGCAAATCGGGACAGGGGAAATCTGTGGCTATAAAATGCATGGTTGGATTACTTTCCCAGGATTCTGGCAGCCTGAAAATCTTCGGGGACGAAGTGAATGAGCTTCCTGAAGAAGCATTGAAAGAGCTGCGTATCAAAACAGGTTTTCTGTTTCAAAGTGCAGCGCTTTATGACTCCATGACTGTAGAGGAGAACCTTGAATTTCCGCTCACGCGTGTACTCAAGTTAACCAACCGTAAAGAAATAAGAGAAAGGGTAGAGGAACTGCTCGAAGGCGTGGGCCTACGCGATACAATCCATAAAATGCCTTCCGATCTTTCGGGGGGAATGCGAAAACGAGTAGGACTGGCACGCACGCTCATTATGAAACCCGAAATTATGCTGTACGATGAACCCACTACCGGCCTTGACCCCATAACTTCGAGAGAGATCAGCGAGCTCATTTTAGAAATGCAGCGAAAATACCAAACCTCTTCCGTTATTATCACGCACGACATGGTGTGTGCAAAAATAACAGCCGATCGGCTTCTCGTGATGAACGATGGCGTATTTCAGGCAGAAGGAAATTATGAGCAACTTGAAAACGGGCCGGATGAACTGGTGCGTTCCTTCTTTAAATAAGATATTATGAAAGCAAGTATAAATCAGAAGATCAGAACGGGCATCTTCACGGTGGCAGGAATTCTGCTGCTCATAGCCGGCATTTTCTTCATAGGTGCAAAACAGAACATGTTTGATGATTCGTTTTTGATCTATGGAACGTTCAAGAGTGTCGGAGGCATCGAGGAGGGTAATAATATCCGCTTTGCCGGCATAAATTCCGGCACTGTAGAAAGAATAAAGATGCTCTCTGATACCATGATCAGGATAGATATGCGGATGAAAGAGAAAGTAAGACCTTTTCTTAAGGCGGATGCTATGGCGGTGATCGGATCTGACGGACTAATGGGTGATAAGATGATCATCATAGCGCCAGGGTCTGCAGGCGAGAGCAGATTGCTTTCCGATGGATCCCGCATTATCACGTCCGAACCGGTCGATTTCGACAAAGTGATCTCAAAACTGACGAAGGTCGCAGATAATGCCGAAATCATAACCGGCGAGCTTGCAGCAATGGCGCTGCAGATAAGAGGAGGCAAAGGCTCAATAGGCAGATTGCTCTATTCTGATAACCTGTCGAAAAGCATAGAGGGTACTCTGGATAACACCAGGAAGATGACCGGCTCACTGGCAGGCATTGCCTTACAAGTACAGTCAGGAAAAGGCTCAGTCGGCAGTCTTATGTATACCGATTCACTTTCAAAAGGACTTGAAAGCACCGTGGCAAAAGCAAATGTGGCGATGCATACCGCCGACGGCGCTATGCTTACCATTCAGGAGGCCGCTTATGGGTTCAGCGAAAACATGAAAGCCCTGCAGGGGAACTTTTTTCTTCGGGGCTATTTCAAAAAGAAAGCCGAAGAGGATAAAAAAAATGGCGTTGTCAGGACTGCAGCTGCGCCCGAAGGGATAGATGCGGACATGGACGAAAAAGAGCTTGCCGATATTATCGCCGAAGCCCAGAAGGCCCTGGATGCTAAACGTTTAAAAAAATAGGCTTCAATTATGCTTAGGCATATTCCCGGCCGAGCTCGATCCTTCAGGGGGATAGGGTATCGTATCTTTTAAATGGCTGATAGTGTCGACTGGAAACTTCGGGATATGCATGTCACCCGCCTCACGCCACTTTCGTACCTGTTCACTCTTTTCTTCCGCTTTTTCTTTAGATACCCCCGGGTCTTTGGCTAAATAAACCGTCTGTGAAGGGAATGCAAAGCCAGTACCGCTGGCTGCTATCACATCCATCAAGCGCAGGTACAGGTCCTCCTGCACTTCCAGGAACTGGTCAAAGTCAATGGCTGTAACATAAGCGAACACCTCCAGATTAAGTGAGTCGGCGCCGATCTCCACAAAACGGATACGGGCAGGGTCAGGGCTCACCTTAGGGTGGGCATACAGGATAGAACGTAACTCTACAAGCAGAAACCTGATCTGGTCAGGTGTAGTTTCAAAACGTAACTTAAATGTCGGATGGAACCAGAAGCGGTCCCTGTGAGCAAAGTTTTCAATCTTCTGCGAAGCAAAATCACCATTAGGGATGGTCACTATGGTCCGGTCGAGCGTGCGGATACGGGTCGACCGCATTCCAATCTGTTCAATGGTTCCCACTGTATCACCAACCTTGCAGAAATCGCCCACTCTTACAGGTTGGTCGGCAATAAGGGTTACACTCCCAACAAAGTTTTCAACTGTTTTCTGAGCGCCAAGAGCCAGAGCAATACCACCAATACCAAGGGCAGCGATCCCCGTAGTGACATTAACGCCAAATGTGCCCAGTATTAGAATGACACCCAGGAATATCAGAGCAGCTTTCGCAGCCCGTCGCAAAAAAAGCACTGCAGAAACACCCGCCTGGTTGCCATAGCGCGCCAGGC
The window above is part of the Arcticibacter tournemirensis genome. Proteins encoded here:
- a CDS encoding RNA polymerase sigma factor yields the protein MAEIQKPEHSPSTREEALIALYKSTFPLVARFVSKRGGSLEQAKDIFQDALVAWYEKSTESGGVPVYSERGYIFGIAKRLWYRRFAEESLSLPLEVDVEDITDQHPSSSRLLNVLENAGRKCLDLLKSFYYDKLSMAELKVQFGFSSSHSATVQKYKCLEKVRETVKEKSLSYEDFLE
- a CDS encoding response regulator transcription factor, whose product is MKKKVLIVEKDKDILQIISHILSSEGYEVSTSQTERGVLERIEKEQPEVVLLDIVKPTLEGTELCRALKSFENISVIVLSTHMNIESFLNVCADDIISKPFDISELIDTIEKFTNDC
- a CDS encoding UDP-N-acetylglucosamine 4,6-dehydratase family protein — translated: MKRLVRWLPPEIGSEIARQVLNYDPEMVILCDQAESPLHEIQLEVEENFTKEQIRVFIADINNFNRMYYMFNHYRPEIIFHAAAYKHVPMMEMNPMEAVMTNVMGTKNIADLAVLFDAKKFVMVSTDKAVNPTNVMGATKRIAEVYIQSLNNYEEKVLELVNPEQKFYKKKTLNDNKTRFVTTRFGNVLGSSGSVIPRFRNQIQQGKAVTVTHPDITRYFMTIPEAVELVLEAGSVGEGGEIFVFDMGEPVKIIDLARNMIKLAGMEPDIDIPILVTGLRPGEKLYEELLNEDEKTCPTHHKKIKIAKVASHPYTKITEDIAILGQITQNNNELDVVKKMKEIVPEFISKNSRFEDLDQSYESVKEEVTH
- a CDS encoding YtxH domain-containing protein; amino-acid sequence: MGLIKILAVGAAVAYGINYLTKKRPDGRSMMDDIKDKAPEWMEKAKPYMEKAQPYADRLKDQFNKATQSGGL
- a CDS encoding acyl-CoA dehydrogenase family protein: MILTNIEFSEFIKDFETTLKQLFREKGDINQLSLERGLPPSIMTEIMSKTPLAVAIPEQYGGRGSIVKECLGLLAAASYESLSLSLIFGINIALFLEPVSKYANEGVKKDIFDRFLKNQNMGGLMITEPDYGSDALNMKTINREVENGYQIKGTKHWQGLTGAADYWLITSRKENSNGELGRDIDFFICDVSQPKQQVVVEEYFDNLGLYMIPYGRNILDLEVPREYKLEPETTGIKMMLDVLHRSRMQFPGMGMGFIKRMLDEAINHCSNRIVGTGNLLSMDQVQFQISRIQSAFTICSAMCARSSEISGIEHNLAAEGLEANSMKAVVTDLMQESSQMLLQLSGANGYKITHIGGRGVMDSRPFQIFEGSNEMLYAQIAEMVTRQMKKQKLSNLFDFLKDFKRTSDACLYFENDLNFNIDNNIPQRKLVDLGKIISRIICAGYVIDLANKGFRADLADNCITSVRQEVSALVCSFKFSNTVNIIEDYTGNSSWMEFV
- the clpP gene encoding ATP-dependent Clp endopeptidase proteolytic subunit ClpP, coding for MKTEKEEFRNYAVKHQGINGLTVDSFMSGIEKSVLPVAMTPYIIEERQLNVAQMDVFSRLMMDRIIFLGDAIDDRIANVIQAQLLFLQSADAKRDIQIYINCPGGVVYAGLGIYDTMQYISPDVATICTGTALSMASVLLCAGAPGKRAALAHSRVMIHQPLGGVQGQASDIEITAREVLKLKRELYQIIADHSGQDYQKIHDAADRDHWMIAAEAKEFGMIDEVLGADTESA
- a CDS encoding alpha/beta fold hydrolase; the encoded protein is MIDILKRNNVRQLGQGDQTMVLAHGFGCDQNVWRHLIHAFQHKYRLVLFDYVGAGQSDLSSYESVRYSSLDGYALDILEIFETLGLKDVIFIGHSVSSMIGARAAISNPAYFSKLVFVAPSPCYINDDQYTGGMERHDIEGLFTMMDNNYLGWSSAMAPLIMGNTDKPELSDELASNFCATDPDIAREFARVTFLSDNREDLRKLKVPSLTLQCSNDILAPVEVGYYIQKNTFQSTLVILEATGHCPHLSAPDETITAISTYISRH
- a CDS encoding PAS domain-containing protein; translation: MNKNSSEESVDFTSLYHRAPCGLLTYAINGSVIQANKTLLEWLNITHEEIVNKTFTDLLDRGGQLYYQLFVYPMLVLQKEVKEIHLDIRSASAAFPCFFSASADSDNDGQTTLIHAIVFKVAHRKKYEDELLRKKTAAEKENQQKAQTLQEVAFYQSHLVRAPLANILGLADLLTMYNSEDDIQDIIVLLKESAAQLDTVIKKIVGKANS